The DNA sequence GCGAGCACGCAGGCCCGCGTGTCCGGGTCGTCCAGGACCGCCACCAGCTCGGCGACCTCCGACCCGGCGCGGCACTCGACCGCCAGCGCGCCCTGCCCCGGGGCGGGGAGCACCTGGATCGGGTCGAGCACCTCGGTGACGGCGTCGAGCCGGTCCAGCCGGGCCAGGCCGGCGCGGGCCAGCACGACGGCGTCGTACTCGCCGTCGATGCACTTCTTGAGGCGGGTGTCGACGTTGCCGCGGATCGGCACCACCTCGAGGCCGAGCCCGAGCGCGCGGAGCTGCGCGGCCCGGCGCGGCGAGCCGGTGCCGACGCGCGCGCCGGCCGGCAGCTCGCCGAGCGTCAGCCCGGCCGGGCTGAACAGCACGTCGCGCGGGTCCTCCCGCGCCGGCACCGCCGCGAGCACCAGCCCGTCGGCGGGCTGCGTCGGCAGGTCCTTGAGCGAGTGCACCGCGAGGTCGACGTCGCCGGCGAGCAGCGCGTCGCGCAGCGCGGACACGAACACGCCCGTGCCGCCGATCTGCGTCAACGCCGCCGGGTCGACGTCGCCGCGCGTCGTCACCTCGACCAGCTCGACGTCGCGGGCGGTCTGCGCGATGAGCGTCGCCGCGACGCCGCCGGACTGCGCCAGCGCCAGCGCCGACCGCCGGGTCCCGAGCCGTAGCGCGGTCATGGTGTCTCCTCGGGCGCGGCGACGGCCTCCGGCACCTGCGGGTCGAGCCCGAACAGCTCCCGCAACGCCTCGGCGTAGTGGTCGCCGCCGGGCGCCTCGGCCAGCTCCTTCACCCGCACGGTGGGGGCGTGCAGCAGCTTCTCCACGACGCGCCGGACCGCCGACTCGACCTCGCCGCGGGACCGGCCGTCCATGCCCGGGACGCGGGCGGCGAGGCGTTCGAGCTCGGCCGTGATGACGGCGTCGGCCTTGGCGCGCAACGCCACCACGGTCGGCGCCACCCGCATCGCCCGCTGCCAGCCGAGGAACACCGCGACCTCGTCGGCCACGATCCGGCGGCACTCGTCCAGGTCGGCGCCGGTCTCCTCGGTGTCGAGCACCGCGCGCAACGCGTCCAGGTCGGCCAGCCGCACGCCCGGCAGCTCGCGCACCGCCGGGTCGACGTCGCGCGGCAGCGCCAGGTCCAGCAGGAACAACGGCCGGTCGCTGCCGCCGCGCGCGGCCCGCAGCGTCTCCGCGTCGAGCACGGTGCCGGCGGCGCCGGTCGAGGAGACGACCAGGTCGGCCTCGGCGAGCGCGGCCGGCAGGTCCTCCAAGGCGATGCCGCGGCCCTCCAGCGTCGCGGCCAGGGCGGCGGCGCGTTCGGCGGTGCGGTTGGCGACGGTGATCCGCTCGACGCCCTCGCGGCGCAGCGTCGCCCCGGCGAGCGCGCCCATCGAGCCGGCGCCGACGACGACGGCGTTGGTGTGCGGGCCGAGGGGGCCGAGGGAGGCGGTGGCGACGCGCAGCCCGATGCCGACCAGCGACGCGCCGGCGCGGCCGATCGCGGTCTCGGTGCGGACGCGCTTGCCGACGCGCAGCGAGTGCCGGAACAGCTCGCCGAGCACCCGCGCGACCGACCCCTCCTCCTGCGCGACGCGGAACGCCGCCCGCACCTGGCCGAGGATCTGCCCCTCGCCGACGACCATCGAGTCGAGCCCGGACGCGACCGTGAACAGGTGCTGGACGGCGCGTTCCTCGTAGTGGACGTAGAGGTGGTCCGACAACTCGTCGATCGGCACGCCGGACAGCCGCGACAGCAGGTCGGTGACCTCCTGCACGCCGCCGTGGAACCGCGCGACGTGCGCGTAGACCTCGACCCGGTTGCAGGTGGACAGGATCGCCGCCTCGGCGACGCTGGTGCCGTGCTGGAGCTCGTGCAGGGCCTTCGGGATGTGGTCGGCCGGGATCGCGACGCGTTCGAGCAGCTCGACCGGCGCGCTGCGGTGGGACAGGCCGACGACGAGGACGCTCACCGGTCCACCGCCTCGAGCTCGGCGAGCTCGGCGAGGTCCAGCCCGGCCAGCTCCTGGGCGGCGGCCGGGTTGCCGCGCAGCCGGCTCAGCGCGGCCTTCCGCTGCTCGTGGAACGACAGGATCTGCAGCTCGATGGACAGGTCCACCTTGCGCAGGTCCACGCCCGCCGGGACGGTGAGCACGACCGGCGCGAAGTTGAGGATGCTCGTCACGCCCGCCGCGACCAGCCGGTCGCAGACCTCCTGCGCCGCGTGCGCGGGCGTGGCGATGACGCCGATCGACGCGCGGGTGCCGCGCACCACCTCGTCCAGGTCGTCGATGTGCCGGACCTCCGCCCCCGCCACCTGCTCGCCGACCCGGCGCCGGTCGGCGTCGAGCAGCGCCACGATGCGGAAGCCGCGCTCGGCGAAGCCGGCGTAGTTGGCGAGCGCGTGGCCGAGGTTGCCGAGGCCGACGATGACCACGGCCCAGTCCTGCGTCAGCCCCAGCTCGCGGGAGATCTGGTGGACCAGGTAGTTGACGTCGTAGCCGACGCCGCGGGTGCCGTACGAGCCGAGGTGGGACAGGTCCTTGCGGACCTTGGCGGAGTTGACGCCGGCGGCGAGCGCCAGCGCGTCCGACGAGACGGTCTCCGCGCCGCTCTCGGCCAGCCCGGCGAGCGCGCGCAGGTACACCGGCAGCCGCGCGACCGTGGCCTCCGGGATGCCGCGCGTGCCTCTCACGCGTCACCCCGCGATGTCCGCACGTGTCTCCTCAGCGCGGTGCTGGTCCCGGCCGACGTTCGAGTCCGGGCCGCCCGCTTGTGCCATTGAGAATACGCCTTGTGAACGCCTGCACAAACTCGGGCGTCCGGGCCGGGCGGGCCGTCAGCGGGCCGTCAGCGGGCCAGGTCGCGGCGCAGCCGCGCCTCCTCCACCCGCCAGTAGCCGTGCTCCCGGCCGTCGAGGAGCAGCACGGGGATCCGGTCGCCGTACTCCGCGAAGTCCTCCGGGTCGGCGGTCACGTCCCGCTCGTCCCACGGCACGCCCAGCTCCGCCGCCACCCGCGCCACGACCTCGCGCGCCTCGTCGCAGAGGTGGCAGCCGGGCTTGCCCAGCAGCGTGAGGCGGTGGTCGGGCGGGGGCACGCGCGACAGTCTCCCAGAACGACGAAGCCCCCCGGCCGTAGGGCCGGGGGGCTTCGTCGTCAGGTGCTTACGACCAGTTGCGGGTGAAGTCCCACCCGGCCGGGACGGCGTCGAGCGTGCCGACGCCGTAGATGCCGGGGAGCGTGGGCTTCACGGTCGCCTGGACCGAGGCGCCGGCGGTGTTGGTGACCGTGATCACGATGGACGTGATCTTGTAGCGGTCGATCACCGCGCCGGTGCGGTAGGTCTGGCCGTTCACCCGCGGCATGGCCGCGCCGTTCGCGGAGAGCGCGTTCGTCGTGGCGTAGCCGAGGGTGTTGAACGTGCCGTTGTCCTGGAACTTCCGCAGCGCGCCGCGGGCCACGACGGCGTAGCCGGTGCTCGTCTTGAGCAGCGTGCCGTCACGGTAGCCGCGCAGCCACGAGTCGAGCGGCAGGGCGGCGTCCTTGCTGTTCGCCGGGAAGATCTGCGCGGTCGGGACGAGCGTCCGCAACGCCGCCGAGTTGGCGAGCGCCCGGCGCACGACCTTGCCGTCGCCGCGGCGGACGACCTGCTGGATCGAGCCGTTGGAGAACTTGATCCAGACGCCGACCGGGTGCGCCCCGGCCCCGACGCCACCGGCGCTCGGCATGGCGGCGAGCTCGCCGCTGGACACCGCGTACGCCGTGGTGGTCGGGATCTTCCAGTACGACAGCGTCGCGGTGCTGACCGGGCGCTTGGCCCCGCCGGAGACGTAGTAGTAGCCGGTGCCGGTGCCCTTGACGATGGCGCCGTCGCGGTACGCGACCTTCGGACCCGTCGCGATCCGGCTCAGGGCCGACAGCGGCACCTGGATCACCGACGCGTCGGTGATCTGCCAGCTCCGGCGCGCGTTCACCGAGATGAACGGGCGGCGGAACTGCTTGCCGGTGGCGTCGTCGGTGATGAGCCAGCCCGGGTCGCCGGTGCTCGTCTTGAGCACCGTGCCCACCGGGTACTTCGTGGTGCCGGCGGCGGTGATGCCGGACCACTGGAGCTGGCGGTACGGCTGCTCGGTCCCCGTGACGAGGTTGCACGGGTTCGGCGCGACGGCCGACTTGCTCGCGTCGCCGACCAGCCCGGAGAGGTTGATCTTCAGGTTGGCGACGAGGCAGCCGCCGCCGGTGGGCGCGCTGTTGGCCGCCCACTTGGCCGCGTCGGTGCCGTACGCGTCCGCGCCGATCTTGATGACGTCACCGTCGAGAACCGTGTCCGTCTTGCTGAACGTGTTCGGCTTCGCCGGGGTCGCGTTGACCCACTGGACGTTGAGGATCTTCGGCGCCTTGAGGATGGTGATGGTGTCGCTCTGCTCGGCGCTGTAGCGGCCGAACGAGTCCTTCGCCGACAGGTACAGCGTGTGGTCGCCCTCGGTGAGGGGGCCGAACGTCGACGGCGGCTGCGTCAGGTCGAACTCGCTGTCGACCGGCGTGGCACCCCGCGGGGTGTCGCGGAGCCGCCAGGCGACGAGCGAGCCGACACCGCTGGCACCCGTGTTGACGGTCGTGACGCCGCAGTAGCCGGGGTTCGCCTGCGTCGGGCAGGTGAGGTCCAGCGTCACCTCAGGCAGCCGCGAGATCGTCACGTTCGACGTCTGCGTGTTGCCGTTGGTGGCGGCGTCCTTGATCGCACCGGCGGACGCGAGGCGCACGTAGCCGTCGGCGTTGCTCGCGACCGTGCCGTCGGCGAACGTCAGCGTGACCGACTTGCCGTCGCCCGCCGGGGACGCCGCGGTGGCCGTCTTGGCGGTGCCGAGCGGCTGCTCGACCACGAAGTCCGCGAGGGCGACGTCGGTGGCGGCCTCCGAGAAGAAGACGTTCACCTTGTCGTCGCTGGCCGACTCGGCCGGGCAGGAGCCGGTGTTGCCGGCCGGCGAGGACGAGCAGGCCCGCATCAGCGCCGGGCCGGCCTTGTCGGTCGCCTGCTTGCCGGTGGTGTCCGGCGGCGACGCGTTGCCGAGCGTGTCCGCGGAGCCGCCGAGGAACTTCACGGTCGGCAGCACGCCGGTGTCGCCACCGGTGGCGGTGGTGTCCTCGCTGATCGGGACGACCATGCCGTTCGCGGCCGCGCCCTTGATCGCACCCGTCGTGTGGACGGGCGCGGTGATCTCGAACTGCGCGGTCCCGAGCGACTTCGTGTCGAGGTCCTCGCTGAACGTCACGTCGATCCGGTCGACGAGACCGTCGGCATCGGCGTCACCCGTGGTGCGGGCGACGAGCGCCGGGCCGGCACCGTCCTCGGAGATGCCGCTGAACGTGTTCAGCGCGTTGCCGAAGACGTCCTTCACCGGGCAGCTCGCGGTGATCGACGCCGTGGTCGGCGCCTTCGTCGCGGTGTCGGCGCAGTCCGGCGCGGTGCTGTGCGTCGCGTCACTCGTGTCGGCCGGGTAGGCCGGCAGCGAGGCGTTGTAGTCGTACCGGACGGCCGGCGTCGCCGCCGTGTCGTAGCCGGTGGTGATCGGCTTCAGCGTCAGCACGACCACGTCATTGGTCGAGCCGGCCGCCGCCTTGTTGCGGTACGTCGTGGTGCCGGTCGGCGCCGGGCACGGGCGCGGCGCGTTGCCGCCGGGCGGGGTGGCCGCGCCGGGCGGGCTGTAGGCCTGGTCGCCGTAGCCGGTGACCGCGTAGCCGCAGGGGTTCTGCGACGTCTGGTCGATGCCCTCCGTGTACTGGACGACGGCGGTGTCGATGTGGCCCTCGCCGTCGGCGTCCTTCGTCGTGACCGACAGCGGGACCGGCGCGACCTTGTCGGTGGCGGCGAAGGAGAACTCCGCGATCGCGTGGCCGGCGCTGTCGGTGACGCCGGTGGTGGAGGCGTTCTTCTGGTTGGCGAGCGCGACCTCGGGCCGCGCGCCGGTGCGCCAGGACGGCACCTGCGCGTCGGTGACCGTGAACGCGACGCGGATCGTGTCGGCGTTGGCGCCCGCGAGGACCGTCACGCTGGTGACCGTCGCCTTGGCGCCGCCCACGGCGACCGAGAACTGCTGCGCGTGCTGCTCGGTCACCGCCGCCGCGGCGGCGACGGTGTTCGGGTCGAGGTGCCCGGTGAACTTGACGTCCACCGCGTCGAGCACGCCGTCGCGGCCGGTGCCGAAGTCGTCGCCGCGGGCGGCGGACGCATCGACGGTGTCGGCCTCGTACGGGAGCACGACCGGCGCGTTGATCGCGATCGGCACCTGGTTGGTCAGCGCGTTGCCGACCGGGTCGGTGACGTTCGTGGCCGGGGTGAACGTGTCACCGGCGACCGGCAGCCGCTCCGCCAGGTCGCAGTCGCCGACCGGCTTCGGGTTGTACGGCGAGCAGACGGTGCCGAGGGTGATCGTCAGCAGCTTGTCGCCGCCGGACCAGGCGACGGTCGCGCCCTTGCCCCAGGAGAGGCAGAGCGGCTGGTCGTCGAACGGCGGCGACGTGCTGATCTTCCCGCAGCCGCCGGCCGGGTCGGTCAGCGCCAGCGCCGTCTCGAGGTTGGCGCTGGTCACCTTGGTGGCGTCCATCGCGTCGTCGAACGTGAGGCGGTACTGCTCGCCGGTGTCGGCGGTGGCGTTGGCGTTGGTGTCGATGAGCGACGCGCTCTTCAGCGTCGGCACCGAGGTGTCCTTGAGCCGCGCGTCGGTCGTCTTCGGGACGGTCGCGTTGCCGAGGACGTCGATCAGGCGGGCGGACGCGCGGATCTGCTCGTCCTCCGGGAACTTCGTGGCGTCCGAGAAGTCGACCAGCGTCACGATCTCCTGCGGCGACGCGCTCGGCGTCTTGTCCGGCGTGGCGCTGCGCGCCTCGGTGCCGGAGTGCAGGACGTTGTAGCTGGTGGTGCCGGCGATCGGCACGACGTGCTGCGGCGTCGCGAGCTGCGCGATCGTGGTCTGCGGCGTGTTCGCCGGGACGGCCGCGTCGGTGCCCGTGACGGTGCCGGTGACCGGCACCTTGTCGAGGGTGCTGCTCTTCGTGACGTGGCCCATCGTCACCGAGTAGGTGACGCTCGGGGCGGTGACGTCGTTGCCGCGCGGGACGAAGCCGGCGCACGGGGTGCCGTTGCACAGCGGCACGGTGTTGGTGAGCACCTGGCCGATGACGTTGCCGAGCTGGTCCCACTGCTGGACCCACACGTCGTCGCTGATCTGGTTGTTCAGCGCGCGGGAGCCGGAGACGGACAGGTCGCGGCCGGTGCCGTTGCCGATGGAGAGCTCGACCGCCTCGTCGACGTCGTTCGGCAGGGTGCCGGCGTCGTAGATCGCGGGCGCCGGCGTCTGGCCGGTGACGGTGAGGACCGCGGCGTCGCTGAGGTCGGTGCCGGTGTTGAAGAAGCCGACCTTCTCGCCGTTCTCGATCGTCGTGCCGCCGAGGTAGACCTCGTAGCCGTCAGCGGCCGACGGCGCGCGGTTCTTCGCCGTGAAGTTGGTGAGCGGGATCAGCGCGGGCGGCGCGCTGTCCATCTTGATCTCGGGCAACGCCACGGCGCTCGCGGGCAGCGTGCCCGTCGACGTGACGACGCCACCGGCCGGGATCGTGAACGACAGCTTGCGGCCGTCGGTGGCGGTCCCCGCCGGGTGGGCGGTGAGGAGGTAGGTCGCGGCACCCGTGGCGGCGGACGTGGCGTCGACCGTGATCACGGCGCCCTGCGCGCTGCCGCCGTACGTGTACTGCGGCGCGGAGACCGCGCCCGCGGCGTACTCGTCCGGGTCGAGGCGGCCGTCGCCGTCGGTGTCCTTGTAGAGCGCGAACCCGCCGTTCTGCTCGAACTCGCGCGCGAGCGAGTACGACTCGCCCGGCTCGTCGAACACGAACGTGACGCTGTTCAGCGTCGCGCCGCCGGGCACGTCGATCGCGTAGATCGCGGTGCGGCCGTCGACGCCGTGCGCGGTGTCGCCGCGGAAGCCGGCGTTCGGGCCGAGGCGGTAGCCGCCGGCCGCGGTGACCGAGAGCGCCGCCGGTCGAACGGCGTCGGCCGCGTACGCCGGGAGCACGGCGAACGGACCGACCGCGAGCACCGGCACCGTCGCGATCAGGGCGACGGCGCGGTTGCGGGTCCGGGAACGGGACATGTGTTCTCCTCGCCAGCCTGACTGGGCTTGGCTAGACAGGGGTTCGTCGTATTGTCGGTGCAGCAGCGCCGAAGCGCCGTCGAATCGGACAACAAGGCTCGCTTCGACACCCCATGGGTGTCTCCTGCCGGACCGGGATGCGCGCGTTCGCCCCGGTACGGAGGTCCCGAACCTCACTTCATACGACGGTAAGCCCGCTTACGGGCGAAACGTTCCCGGGTAACGCGATTGTCGCCGCAAGGTCTGCCGTCCGGTGTGCCGGGATTGTCGCGAACGCCCCGACACGGCAGTCTTGGTGACGGCGCACGGGGGATCCGTACGGGAGGACGTGGTGGTGGCGGAGCCGGGTTTTCGGCGGGAGTCGTTCGACGAGTTCTACGCGCGGTACCACCCGCGGCTGCTGGGGCTCGCCGTCGGCGCGTGGGGCGCGGCGGACGCCGAGGACATCGCCCAGGAGGCGATGGCACGGGCGTTCGCGGCGTACGACCGCATGGACCCCGACCGCGACCCGTGGCCGTGGCTGTCGGTCATCGCCCGCAACATCGCCCGCGACCTGATGCGCCGCCGCCGGGTGCTGTCGTGGATCGCGCTGGAGAGCGACGAGGTGCTCGCGATGAGCGAGCCGGACACGCCGTTCGAGGCCGCGAGCGACGTCGAGGAACGCCGCCTGCTGCGCCGCGCCCTGCGCCGGATGCCCGCCGCCGACGTCGACCTGCTGCTCGCCCGCGAGCTCGGCGGCGCGACGTTCGGCGACCTGTCGCGGCGGACCGGCAAGACCGAGAACTCGTTGCGCCAGCACGCGCTGCGGGCGCGGCGGCGGCTGGCGGCGGAGTTCACGTCGCTCGGCGGCCGGGCGCTCGGTGTCGCGGTGTCGGTACGGGCCCGGCTGCGGGCGCGGACGGAGCGGCTGGCGCAGGCGGCCTGCGCGCTGCCGGTCGCCGCGCAGCTCGCGGCGGCGGCGTTGGCCGGCACAGCGGCGCTCGGGGGCGGCGCGCCCGTGGCGGCGACGGCGTTCGGTACGCCGGCCCCGGTCGCCGTACGCCCGGTGGTCGCGGCGGCGGTGCGGCACGAGGCGGTGCCGGTCGTGACGGCCGGTCACGGCGGCGTCGCCGTGCGGGCGGCGGCACCGGCGCGGGCCGCCGTGCGGCGGCCGCACCCGCCGGTGCGGGTGCGGGTCACGGGGAGCGGCCACGGCCTGCCGGGGACGAGCGGCGGGGGCCACGAGCACACGGTGACGGTCGAGGTGCTGGGGCACGAGATCGGGGTGGGCGCGTCCGGCGAGGGCGACGGGGACCCGTTGATCTGCCAGGTCCCCGTCGCGCTCTGTCCCTAGACCACCGTCGGGACGCAGGCGGACGCGACGACGGTCGCGGCGGTGCCGGCGGACTCCCAGACGGTCTCGCAGTAGACGCCGTGGTCGTACGGCACGCACGCCCCCGTCGTCTCGTCGGTCAGCGCGCTGCCGTCGGTGTGGACCGACGCGCAGACCGGCGTCGCGTTCGCGTGCGGCAGCGGGAGGGCCAGGAGGAGGGAGAGCAGGAGGACGGAACGGCGCACGATGCGGCACCCCTTTCGGCTCGGAGGCCGGGGGCACGAGCCGCGCGGGGTGCCGTCTGACGCGGCGGCGCGAACGCGCCGGTACCAGGGCGCTCCTCCCGCGTCCCGGTACCGGTCCCGCTAGATTCCGCGCGGCTGCGCCGCGCTCCCTTTAGTCGCGGGACCGGTACCGGGACCCGTAAGAAGCGCGCGTTACGCCGGGGTCTCGCCGGGGGCGAACGTCTCCGCCTGCTCGCGGCGGCGGCGTTCGGACCGCTCGGCCCGGTGCGAGCCGGGGCGGCGGGAGGCGAGCACGAAGCCCGCGTACATGACCGCGACGCCGACCGTCAGGGTCACGGACTGGCTGGCGACCTGGGAGAGGAACGTCAGCGCGCCACCGGCGGCGGCGATCAGCACGCCGAGCGTGATGACGAGCGTGCCGCGGAAGCGGGCGCGGGCGGCCGGGCCGCGGCCGCGCGACCGCCACCCCGACCACAACGTGCCGCCGACCACGACCAGCGTGCCGACGGCGTTGGAGGCGACGACGAGGATCCGCGGCAGCGCGCCGAACAGGTCCTTGCCGGCGGGCACGGCGTAGCCGCTGACGTGCGCGCCGTCGACGAACGGCGCCGCCGCGATCGTGATGGCGCCGTCGAGGGAGAACAGCACGAGGAACGCCACCACGATCCGCGTGACGGTCGGCCTGGCGAGCAGCTCGAGCTCGCCCTGCGCGAGCCACGGCACGGACAGCAGCGCCCCGCAGGCGTAGAAGCCGCGGAAGACCGGGCCGGACCAGCCGAACGCCTCGCCGTACCAGAGGAACGCCGACCCGGCCGCGAAGAAGAACAGCGAGATCGCCCAGGACCGCAGGTACGGCCGCCGGGAGGCGCGCCAGCGCCGGAACAGCGCCAGCGCGAACTCCCACGCGATGACGGTGGCGACGAGGGGCAGGACGGCTTCCGCTCTCATGCCGGGGTCCACGCGGCGGCGCGAGCGCCGCGAGCGGCGTCGTGGGGTGTGCTCACCGGGCGAGCAGCCCCGCGGACTCGCGGAGCGCGCCCTTCGACACCTTGCCGGTCGCCGAGTGCGGCAGCTCGTCCACGAACTCCACGGCGCCGGGGCACTTGAACCGCGCCAGCGACAGCGCGCAGTGGGCGATCACGTCGTCGGCCGAGAGCTGCGCGCCCGCGCGCCGGACGACCAGCGCCTTGACCGCCTCGCCGGTGTACGGGTGCGGGATGCCGATGACCGCGGCCTCCTCCACGTCCGGGTGCC is a window from the Mycobacteriales bacterium genome containing:
- the hemC gene encoding hydroxymethylbilane synthase; its protein translation is MTALRLGTRRSALALAQSGGVAATLIAQTARDVELVEVTTRGDVDPAALTQIGGTGVFVSALRDALLAGDVDLAVHSLKDLPTQPADGLVLAAVPAREDPRDVLFSPAGLTLGELPAGARVGTGSPRRAAQLRALGLGLEVVPIRGNVDTRLKKCIDGEYDAVVLARAGLARLDRLDAVTEVLDPIQVLPAPGQGALAVECRAGSEVAELVAVLDDPDTRACVLAERALLRSLEAGCTAPVGALADLAEDEIYLRAAACAADGSDVLRRSLTGPVDEPEALGARLAAVLLEDGAAELMGESR
- a CDS encoding glutamyl-tRNA reductase — encoded protein: MSVLVVGLSHRSAPVELLERVAIPADHIPKALHELQHGTSVAEAAILSTCNRVEVYAHVARFHGGVQEVTDLLSRLSGVPIDELSDHLYVHYEERAVQHLFTVASGLDSMVVGEGQILGQVRAAFRVAQEEGSVARVLGELFRHSLRVGKRVRTETAIGRAGASLVGIGLRVATASLGPLGPHTNAVVVGAGSMGALAGATLRREGVERITVANRTAERAAALAATLEGRGIALEDLPAALAEADLVVSSTGAAGTVLDAETLRAARGGSDRPLFLLDLALPRDVDPAVRELPGVRLADLDALRAVLDTEETGADLDECRRIVADEVAVFLGWQRAMRVAPTVVALRAKADAVITAELERLAARVPGMDGRSRGEVESAVRRVVEKLLHAPTVRVKELAEAPGGDHYAEALRELFGLDPQVPEAVAAPEETP
- a CDS encoding redox-sensing transcriptional repressor Rex, translating into MRGTRGIPEATVARLPVYLRALAGLAESGAETVSSDALALAAGVNSAKVRKDLSHLGSYGTRGVGYDVNYLVHQISRELGLTQDWAVVIVGLGNLGHALANYAGFAERGFRIVALLDADRRRVGEQVAGAEVRHIDDLDEVVRGTRASIGVIATPAHAAQEVCDRLVAAGVTSILNFAPVVLTVPAGVDLRKVDLSIELQILSFHEQRKAALSRLRGNPAAAQELAGLDLAELAELEAVDR
- a CDS encoding glutaredoxin family protein, whose translation is MPPPDHRLTLLGKPGCHLCDEAREVVARVAAELGVPWDERDVTADPEDFAEYGDRIPVLLLDGREHGYWRVEEARLRRDLAR
- a CDS encoding sigma-70 family RNA polymerase sigma factor, yielding MAEPGFRRESFDEFYARYHPRLLGLAVGAWGAADAEDIAQEAMARAFAAYDRMDPDRDPWPWLSVIARNIARDLMRRRRVLSWIALESDEVLAMSEPDTPFEAASDVEERRLLRRALRRMPAADVDLLLARELGGATFGDLSRRTGKTENSLRQHALRARRRLAAEFTSLGGRALGVAVSVRARLRARTERLAQAACALPVAAQLAAAALAGTAALGGGAPVAATAFGTPAPVAVRPVVAAAVRHEAVPVVTAGHGGVAVRAAAPARAAVRRPHPPVRVRVTGSGHGLPGTSGGGHEHTVTVEVLGHEIGVGASGEGDGDPLICQVPVALCP